One window from the genome of Lepisosteus oculatus isolate fLepOcu1 chromosome 21, fLepOcu1.hap2, whole genome shotgun sequence encodes:
- the LOC102683357 gene encoding uncharacterized oxidoreductase YjmC-like: protein MSRCLVLQSEVQSFIERCMIAVGTKVSHARALADVLVEGDRRGHYSHGLNRMDMYVKEIQTGICSKDGEPIIEKETVATALVDGCNLLGPVVGNFCMDLAIKKAKEVGIGWIVARGSNHYGIAGYYSMQALKEDMIGMSYTNTSPLVVPTRAKECTLGTNPISVAAPANDGDNFVLDMATSAVALGKIELHHRRGDIIPEGWGCDSGGKLSTDPGKVLSGGGLVPIGGCEATGGYKGFGLGLMVEVFCGMLAGSQYSRHIRTWKFTERTADLGQCFVAINPECFAPGFKDRMSDLLSLHRNLEPAELGVPVMAPGDPERKNIRKCEDLGGIPYHINVIDHMNGVARSVGVSPLLPANRLIAN, encoded by the exons ATGAGCAG GTGTCTTGTTCTCCAGTCAGAGGTTCAGAGCTTCATCGAGAGATGTATGATCGCAGTGGGAACGAAGGTCTCTCATGCCAGGGCTCTGGCTGATGTCTTGGTGGAAGGCGACCGCAGGGGTCATTACAGTCATGGACTGAACAGAATGG ATATGTACGTCAAGGAGATCCAGACAGGAATCTGTTCCAAAGATGGAGAGCCGATTATCGAGAAGGAGACAGTGGCCACAGCACTGGTTGATGGCTGTAACCTCCTGGGGCCGGTGGTGGGCAACTTCTGCATGGACCTGGCCATTAAAAAGGCTAAGGAAGTTGGCATAGGCTGGATCGTGGCCCGGG GTTCAAACCATTATGGAATTGCAGGATACTACTCCATGCAAGCACTGAAAGAGGACATGATC GGTATGAGTTACACAAACACCTCACCACTCGTCGTCCCTACCAGAGCCAAAGAG TGCACCTTGGGAACCAACCCCATCAGCGTAGCTGCACCCGCAAACGACGGGGACAACTTCGTGCTGGACATGGCGACCTCTGCGGTGGCGCTGGGCAAG ATCGAGCTGCACCACCGGCGAGGCGACATCATCCCGGAGGGCTGGGGCTGTGACTCCGGAGGGAAGCTGAGCACAGACCCGGGGAAGGTACTGAGTGGAGGGGGGCTGGTTCCCATCGGCGGCTGCGAAGCCACAG GAGGGTACAAGGGCTTCGGGCTGGGGCTGATGGTGGAGGTGTTCTGCGGCATGCTGGCGGGCTCCCAGTACAGCCGACACATCCGCACCTGGAAGTTCACGGAGCGCACGGCAGACTTG GGCCAGTGTTTTGTGGCAATAAACCCTGAATGTTTTGCTCCTGGATTTAAGGACAGAATGTCTGACTTGCTTTCTCTGCACAGAAATCTGGAGCCG GCTGAACTGGGGGTTCCTGTAATGGCCCCTGGAGACCCAGAAAGGAAGAACATCAGGAAATGTGAAGACCTAGGAGGCATCCCTTACCACATCAATGTCATCGACCACATG AATGGAGTTGCGAGGAGTGTCGGGGTCAGCCCTCTGCTGCCAGCCAACAGGCTCATAGCAAACTAG